A stretch of DNA from Pygocentrus nattereri isolate fPygNat1 chromosome 14, fPygNat1.pri, whole genome shotgun sequence:
GACAAAAATGCAGTACATGCAGCATGAGGAAAAAATAATCTGCTTTTGACCATAAGCCAACCATAGCTTTTGTGAAGCACTGATTTAAGTGTTGATGGAAATGCCAAGTGTGGAACATACTTTAGACTGAATGGAGTATAAGACTTCAAATTAAAGACAGAGCAGTTATTGCTCTGAGTCAAGCACATTTACTGAAGCCTGCAAGCAATGgggatgtcttttttttaactccCTTTTCTTTTACGAAAGTCTTTTTAGTGCATTTGATTTTGCTATGTAGTCCTTCAACATTTAGTTACTTTCTGATGTCAGGACCACTGCCATATTATTATTGACATATCAAATATTTTGGTTGATGTACTATTCTGAATAAGACTACAGTTTTCAAGCCAGCCAtcaaacattatatataatttaagaAGTAtaatagttttaataaaatgtataaataaattaaaaaaaaaaaaaaaaacccacaccacaccacacccaCCCTCTCACTATATTCAAAGGCCACATAGGACAAAGGATTCACAGGAACCCTGTAAGCTTTTGCAGCACACAACTATTAAAGTGGTCTGAAAGAACCAGAAGGACTGAGGACACCAGCAATTCTCAAGTCTGGTCCTGGATGCTTCCTGCTctgcagattttatttttaatcccTGTTTGAACAGGTCCACTTCCACTCAGAATgagtttgttagtttgctgattagttggatcaagTATACAAGAACAGTGCAGGTTACACCAAGACAGGAGTTGAGAACCACTGGACTGGATCAGCAGAGATAAGACATCCAAAGAAGTGGCCACTGTCTCACCTGGGTGTGCAGGATGGGGAAGGTGCATCTCTGGCTGAACCAGCAGACCCTGCGGTGGCATGGCAGCAGGGCTGTCACCATGTGTGTAGATTGGTCCCTGGAATGGCACTtcgtaaaaaaaaacaaaaaacacacttaacaaGCTACACAATGACTGTTAGATAAAATAACTGCAGGACTATCACCAACAGATGAaagttttgaaagaaaaaacccACAGCGCCCTCTAAAGGCTGCCTTGGGAATGCACTTACTGTGTTCATAATAATGGCCCTCCATCACCCCTATATGCAGGGGTGCAGGCTCAGGCACTGGCCTCTGCCGCTGGGAGGAATACCGTTTGGCCCGGCCACCACCAACACCCTGCCAGACACATAAGTATTTGTAAATATCAACATAGGTTTCCCTGGTATTCTTCTAACACTCCAGATGCTTCTGGTGTTGTGTGGTCCAACATGCTCAGCAGAATTGTTTATGGTATTGTCTAGTGGCTAGGTACTCACCATGTCCTCAATGTTGCCATATTGAGGAGGACCACCTGCCATATGCATAGAGCTAGGGATGCCTAATATGgagaaataagaaaagaaatgcAGATTACACAAAACACTCCACTCCAGTACTCGTGAGGCACAGCCCTGCAGATTTCAGCattctgcctcattaaacacacctgattcaactcattagcTAATAAGCAAGGCCCCTGTGAGCTGAATTCAGAACTTAAAATGAGGGAAAACACTATTGTCGGCAGGTACAAAGAAAGGCCGTTTGATATTCCTGTTATAAGATGCACTCTACTGCCTTTGAATTTCAACTAGGAGTAACCTATATCAACTAGTGATCAAACTTTTGACATCTCATGGCCTCAGCTATACTGAGAAGCAAGCCCATGGAATTTCTAGCTTAAGtatttaaaacatgaataattGTGGTTACTCAGATATATAAACATCTGAACTAATCGTAGTATTTCAACAAGGCATCCATAATaaccaataaaacaataaactaatatataatgtatagtTTAAATGAGCTGACAGATCATATAACAAAAGGAAATATCAGAACACAAATAACTGATTGCCTCTCATGTTGAACTAAATGGTGACCCAAGTCAGGATAACTcgacgtgtgtgtgtgaaacaccCTCTAGTGGTCTGTGGGCCTGTGCTCAGGAGGAGGCAGTAGTTCATAGTGGGCTAGGTAGAGAGGTTTCTCAGTGTGCTTTAGTTTGCTCGTTTTGACATGTGTCAACACTCCGCCCGTATATGGGACTGAATCAAACCGATTCAGTCAAAACCTGAGGGTCTCTGTTGACTAAACGAACCCTGTTCAGTTCACTGCTAGtattttttgatgaaatgaGGGAATTCATCCATAGAGCtggctttcctcttcttctgccAGCAGGTTAGTGCTGTATACATAAGCTTATATGCTAACTGCATACATATGCTCTTATGCTAACTGCAGACAAGAAATTAAGTGTTAAGACATTCTTACTGTTAAAATATAATGACCTCTGATCTTTTCAATCTTAAACAGAAATGTCAAATACATATGAAAAACTACAGGAGTCAAAGAAATTATGCTAAAATAGACAGAACTAAATTAGACCTAAGAGTATGAGCCTACCCCTCATTTCAGGTGGCAGGTAAGAGGGTGGGCTTTGGGCCCAGTTTTGCCCAGCCATGCTGAGACGTGCCAGGTCCTGATCCAGTCCTGTCAGGCCACTCTGTGTGCTTGTGTCCCCCTGCCATGTTTCGCTCTTGACAGCTGTAGGGGTGGGCTGCAGTGACGGTGTCGAGTCCTCCAGAGATGCTTGCTTGCTGAGGTCTGAGGGTTTTGCTCGGGTCCTACGTGCAAGGGAGTATGATTTCTTTTCCACAGGCCTTTCTGGAGGAGGTGAAGACTCTCTTATTGGCCCCGTCCCACCTGCTGGTTCAGCTGCCAGACTAGGTTCCTGTCGCCGTGGTGACGGagccgtctctctctcagtcttgtAGTGGTGTGCAGTGTAGGTGGTGGTTACAGCGGGAATCTCACCCTCCTCTTCGTCTTCACTTTGTACGTCCTCTACCACCACGGCAGGGCTGCGCTCAGCAGGGGGCCCATGAGAGCCCTTTCCTCTCAGCCTGGGCGCCCGCTCGCCCTCAAGAGGCTGGGGGCGAGAGCTGCGAGGGGGGAGTCCCTCAAAGGGGGCCTTAACATGTCCCCTGATGTCAGAGCGGTGGGACGATGCTGGGCCTCTGCCTCCCTGAAAGTTGCGCACAGGCGGCTGGGAGGAAGGCCTGGCGTGGGGCCGGGAGGCTGCAGGGGGAACAGAGGGAGGGCCAGAGTGGAGGGTCACTGTGCTTGGGGGAACACTGCGGTTGCCAGGCGCTGTGCCCTGCCATGAGGTGCGTGTGGgcttctcactgtctctgtaaCGTTTGGGGTCTTGGTTTAATGACCCAGTGTGCCTAGAAAAGGGAAAGTGCAAAATCACAACCTTTTTCAGGATGTAGTTCACAATTTTAACAAACACACTAGAAAAATAAGAGATAGCTTACAACTGATTGAAGTGATTTGAGGTCACAGAAATTCCATGTGGAAATTCTTGTGAAAGATTAAGAACTGTACATAAGTGCACACGTGCACCAAATTAGTGACTCACAACCTTGGTCTATTATATttggtgttttccctgctccaaCAAACCTAATCCAATTGAATAACTACTTAACAGGTACTTTGAGTTCAGGTGTATTTTCAAAGTTGGAGGTAAAGCACATAACACTTGTGCTTTAAACTaatgaccaaaattaaaaatgcagcaCTTTTGGTTTTCTTCAGCCGTCTTAAGCAAATGCAGCGCATCATTAATACCACTGGCTTGGGAATTCACAGCAAACAGTCAACATCACTGCACAAAATCAAAGTTTTCTGTAATGTTTGCATGCTTCCAGTTGTACACTTGAGAAAGGATGTTAAATATCGGCCTGATTTTAGCCACAGAGTAGAAGAACCAGGCTTATGTTGACTTCTTATTTGCcagattatttttcattttttttctgtgccaccttaaaacagaacagcaatTACAGTCTAGCACCTATAGAGTAATTGGCAGGCATGAAAACATCCTTAAGGCAGCTTTGCAGTAGAGCAAACAAGAGAATGGGGTCTTGCTGATCTCACCTGGGTTTTCGGGACCTGTACGGTCTGCCTTCGCTGGGCCCGGTGCCGTTTCGAATGTCGTAACCATACACAGCAATCAGCTCCTCACGTGATTTAGGTGCCTGTTCCTCCTCCCGGAACTTATCATGCTCCCAGCGACCCTCATCTTTCCACAACTTCCTGTGTCTGCCTTTTGGTCTGAAAATGAAGTAACAAGTAATAAGCACAGCAATAAGAAGACagacagattaaagaaaaacaagagtAAGAATGCAAAGATGTTTCCTTAGATTTTTTCTTGCAATACAATCAAAAACAATATCACTCATTTCCACTGGCCAGCACTGCAGCACTTAAACCTGTTGACACTTCCAAGCATCTTCTTTTCACCTAGCATTCTCACCTCTCTTCATCCTGGGCCTGGCCTCTCACATCATGCTCAAAGAACAGGCCCTTGCGGGGGATATAGGCTGGATTCTTCCGGTCCTCATCATCATCCAGCTTCTGACCTGCTTTACCTGTTGACTTATTCTCAGGATCATCTGTACTCTCCTGCAAAAAAAGTGTCACACTTATTACAGATGCTTTACCCAAAATAAACTACAGTCTTCAAAAATAATCAGCTAGGAAAAGACAGCACCTAGTGTCTATACAAGACAAGACACCTTTCACCAAAACATAATGGCAACAGTAACATCCATGCAGAAAGCAGAGATTATACAGATTACAATTTCTATGGAGGACAAAACCATAAGAAGAGCCGTTTCTTGTTATTGTACCATACCTGGCCAtctccactctgtctctctcctgccaggtttcctttttcctctgcttttacttcttttatccttccctcctcttcttcctctcccaACTCCTCTGCAGGAGCATCCacttcagctttctgttctgcAGCAGGGCGTGCAGCCTCTTCATCACTGAAGTgttctccctcctcctcctcatcttctccACCCTGAGACAAAACAAGGTTAAATGGATGACTACCAGACTTCATGTGAGTTCGGTTGCTTGATTAACCCAAGCCATTTACATTCAGGCAGGGTTACATAACATTCTCTATAATTAATTAAGTCTGTGGCATGGTTCTATTAGAAGGAGACACCAGCTACACAGATTAAGGAAAAGAAAGCAGTTTGTCTAATCTGTCTACTGTTTGGTGCTGAGAAAATCCAACAGGTCAAAAGGTCTGGCTTCTAAGCTTTCTTAAAGCATCACACTTCAAGCAATATGGCTCCCATTTGTGACTAAGATTAGTCTGTGCCAGTGAATAAATATGGTCACATGTGCCATCAGCTTTGTATAAAACATCAACCTGTATTGTCACCCTGATcagtaaaagcattttaaatcaatacaagGCTGTTTTCTACTGTAAATACCTGTGCTACCAATTACTTTAAACATCTGTGCAAGCAAAACTGATAAGATGGAAGCAAAAAGGCAAACAGGCTAAAGTGAGACAATAAACTGCAAGTGCAGAACTGTGGTTCATCTAGCCAGACAGTGGAGGACTGAGGAAACAGGGTTGCTAGGACACCCAGCAAAACGTCCGCATTGAAAAAGAGGGTATTTAGATTTAACTCAGCACATGGAGAACTGCAGCACACAATGTACAGGCCTTCTGCTCTCAAGCACCCACATAAAACAGCATGATTCAGAAGTATTCATTTTAGCTGTGATCATCAAGAAAAACACTGATACATGAAAATCAAATTAAACATCAAAACCATCTTTCTTATTAAATCTCTCTAAGTAATAATTTGGTGCACAACAGTCAAACACACATTGCAAATTGCTCATCATGAAGCCACAGTCAGCTGCAGCTCAAGCTAATGCACAATGAAACTGAACAAATCTGGTTCTTTTTTCACAAAGCAAAAGAGAAATCAGGAAATCTTAACAGCCAGAGACAGAGACCCTGTCCATCAAGATACTGaaccacacacaaaacacaaccaAAGCAAAGGCAACATTGCTAAACAACCTGTCACCCATACAGTACAAGCGCTATAACAATGCATAGCGACATTATGATATTGTGCTGGAAAATGTGGAGACCTTACTAAGCATCGCTGAGAATGGACACTGTACTAATTGCATCGTTTGAGCACCAAAGTTTGCAAACAACCAAGACTAGCATGTTCATTAGTAAGCTACACACAGCCAGATCATTGAATTATGTTCAAAATAgaattataatattaaaatgtaaacacagtgtcaAGAATCTAATTGAATCTTGGCCCAAGTGTCTCATTTCTCCCCTATATAACACTGATAAACCTTAAATACTCAACACCCAAATGCACAACATCAGTCCTGTACTCAAGCCCTGTATGGGGACAGATTTCCCTCACCAGCCCTCTAGTCTGGTGTTGCCTTGGTGACTCACCTCTGAGTGTGAACCATTCTCCTCCGGATCAGCACTGTCGTAGTCCGAAAGGACAGCTGCAAGAAAAATGAACCAGAATAAGCTACTCTGATCCACCATACAGACCATAATTTATTTCAGCACACCATTGATGCCAGCACTTCAAAACTAAAAGCGGAGAAAAACTCACCTTCACCCACACCATCCTCACTTTCCTACAAGAGAATGAAAAGAGTTAAACTGAGACTCCTGGTTAACCACAGATTCTGAACTGTTCTCACACAGCACTGGAGCATATATTTGCTTTATCTATAACACTTGACTGAACTACTTACAACTTCTATGATCATGAAATTAAAAGCAAAAACGATatgcccaaagactgctgggataggctccagcaccccccacgaccctgacggagaggcggcttagaaaatggatggatggataatccATAGAAAAAAACTCTACCAAGAGATACATGTACAAGAGGGTGAGTTTCTTGTTCTCTGGCAAACGCCATGATCAGGAGAACAAAGCAAAACGAATCCACATCTAACGACGTCTTAAAATAAGATCAGTAAAAAAATAAGAACATGATCTTTTTTGTTGGCAGGCTACAGACAAACCAGCGTCGAGGCAAACTACGCTTTCACACCCTGACGTTAATCGGGAAAACGCGTCAGCCGTTAATCTCTAAACACATCGCTTAACTGCAAGTCTAGAAGTGTCTAAAGTGGCCGATCGTAGACATTAAAAAGTACTAGGAAGGCAAACGTGCTCAAGTGACACGGCGGGCTCGACTGAAGCTGCGCCACATTACGGCTCTCTAATTCAGATCAGGTCCGACCCCTCAGTAAATGTGAACGTAGACGAAAGTCTATGAAATCGACAGCACATTACAGTTCTCTGATTCAGCGTCTCTCCTCCACTTCTGCTGCCCACCAACAGCTTTGGTAACCGGTTAACGGTCAGCGGACAACCAGAACGCTGCATCTCTGTTTGGGCATAATCAGGGAGGCTCCGCTGGGCTGTGGAGGTGCGTTTTCGTGACTGAAGTACACAAAAAACCGTGAAAAGACAACCAATTCCTTCTGACCGACCCAACAGCCACGGTCCGTTGGTTAATAACCCCAAACCCGTTTCTCCCGCCAGATAAGCCGCCGCCGGACACTCGGCCCGATCCTCCCGCCGCCGGAGCCCCGCTGGCCGCCcgagacactcacacactcggaCTCCACGTCGCTTTTGGAGCCGCTGCGAACCGCCGGAGACTCGACAGGCTCGGAGACCCTCGCCCGGGTCTTTCCGCCTGGGGACGCGGAGCCAGCGCTGTCGGAGCCCGaagcctcctcctcctcctcctcgctgTCCTGAGAAGCGCGCCGCCTTCGTCGTCGCCGGTCCGCCATCTTAACTCACAAGGAAGGGGAGAGCGGAAAGGCGCAAGGCAATGTGGGTGTTGAGAAGTGCGTCATTTCCTCGCCAACCACTTCTACACCCATGCGCTTCTGCTTTATACGACATTAACGGGGTTAAATATGAATATACTTACTGAATAAACCATCTGAAACActcaataaataattatattataggTATAATAAATGTGCTTAAATACATAGATCTGAATAAATCtgttttaaaaattacaaattAAAATTTGGTTAAGCCCAAATGGCAAGctttaaacttttaatggtcttaacaacaaatcgtcagtttgatttctttaaatattaacGTCTTATAGCATAACTTACAGAGGGTCTTTCACAGAAATACAGTCAGTATTGTTCCACTCAGCACTGAtggcttcaaacagctgaaaaacactgtgaagctagtttgtgtttaatgtgagaccaaatattctctataTGTTTTAAATCTGGACTAAAAATCGATACAAACCGTCAGTTTAAATCATTATAAGTACTTACTATAAACAGGTATAAAccatttatatttgtgttgtaccaCAATTGTTCTTCTTTTTAAGACGCTAAAGACTCGATGATCCAttactttattaaaacaatGTTGATTTGAACGATTTATCATTTATCTTGAAGGTGTTATATGAGGGTATATAAATATTCTTTGCTAATTAACGGATTTTAAAAATTGCACGTGAATTAGGTGGAGTTTTGAGTGGagtttcagccaatcagagtgcagGAGAAAAAATGTGCTAGACAATTATAGCAATGGACGAAAAATCAGAGCACAGGAGGCCAACTGTATCCAACTGTAACGCTAGAAGGAAAACTGAGTTCGTCTAGTTGTACTAGCCAATCTGTATTTATCAGAGAAAACTATACTAGTTAATCAGACTGAAGGATGAAcgattcatccatccatccatccattttctaatggatggatgggcggTGGGGGGCgtgcgctggagcctatcccagcggtcatcgggtttATCTACCATTAATACAAAGCTTTTTAGGTCAGAATTATAAGATATATCATATCATCAGatacatatattataaaatatatcagATGTATGAATATATCTTTCTCCTCAGAGTCAGTTCAAGGAGGTGCAAAGGAAGTCCCAGCAGAGAATCCAGGAAGAAGAACTAACTCGGGCTCTCCTCCAGTCGGCCGGCAAACGGACCTCCGTCTTCTGTATACTAACAGTGCTCTGCACAGGCAGCAGTGGCTGACGGTGAGAGGACCTTTACAGAGTGAATCCTCTTCACTGAGCGCTCTTCAAAGCACTCTGAGGTAACGGAGCTGATCAGAGCTCAGGAGATGGCTGAAATGAGTCAAACTCCTGGAGAAACTGGACTGCTGATCTAAAAAGAAGACCCCCTCAGCTCTCACATACAGAGGATCACATTCTTTTCCTCCAGATAAGAGTCACTGGTCTTTAGGGGGAATAGCCTCATGGGGCTAGATGCCATCTCATTAGATGCAgcagttaaaataataattacccCAGAGGCAAAGACCAGAGGGGACTTTCTGCAGTGTatctggaacacacacacataatgtgTTGTCTTAATTAAACATACAGTCATTTAGTTTAACTAAACATATTATAAAACAAAcccatttgttaaaaaaaagctgGGAAAGTGAAATTCCagtgaaaacagatttttttataattataattgaATTAacaaaattagtcctgtttaactcaATTTAGAGCAACACAGTctggcaaacattaaataaaaatcattgtgttcATACTCActagtcactttattaggtaggtgctagtaaaaaggttggacccccttttgccttcagaactgccttaattcttcatggcatactttcaacaaggtgttggaaacattcctcagagattttggttggttatttgagttgctgtggcctttctatcatctcgaaccagtctgctcattctcctctgacctctctcacatcaacaaggcatttttgtccacacaactgccattcactggatattttctctttttctgaccattctctgtaaaccctagagatggttgtgcgtgaaaatcccagtagatcagcagtttcgaaatactcagaccagcaccaacaaccatgccacgttcaaagtcacttaaatcacctttcttccccattctgatgctcggtctgcacatcagcaagttgtcttgaccacttctacttgcctaaatgcattgagttgcggccatgtgattggctgattagctatttgtgttaacaagcaattgaacaattgtacctaataaagtggccggtgagcgtAGGTTTtgactgctttttttctgtgctCCAACTGagcagatgtctgaaaaaataagtattGTGACATATCACATATCACgaaaatgttttttgatgtatcacaatattatacaaccccaattccaatgaagttgggacgttgtgtaagacataaataaaaacagattatgctgatttgctaatccttttcaacctatattcaattgaatacactacaaagacaagatatttaatgttcaaacggataaatttgattgttttttgcaaatattctctcattttgaatttgatgtctgcaacacgttccaaagaagttgggacaggggcatgtttaccactgtgttacatcacctttacttttaacaacactcaataagtgtttgggaactgaggacactaattgttgaagctttgtaggtggaattcttttccattcttgtttgatgtacaacttcagttgctcaacagtccggtgtctccgttgttgtattttgcgcttcataatgtgccacatatTTTCattgggtgacaggtctggactgcaggcaggccagtctagtacccgcactcttttactacgaaaccacgctgttgtaacgtgcagaatgtggcttggcattgtcttgctgaaataaacagggaCGTCCCTggaaaagacattgcttggatggcagcaaatgttgctccaacacctgtatgtacctttcagcattaatggtgccttcacagatgtgcaagttacccatgccacgGGCGCTAACACAcctccacaccatcagagatgctggcttttgaactttgcactgataacactccggacagtccttttcctctgtggcccagaggacacaacgtccatgatttccaaaaacaatttgaaatgtggactcatcagaccacaggacacttttccactttgcgtcagtccaactcagatgagctcgggcccagagaagccggcggtgtttctgggtgttgatatatggctttcgctttgcatggcagagttttaacttgcacttggagcaacgaactgtgttcactgacagtagttttctgaagtgttcctgagcccatgtgataatatccattacagaatgatgtttttaatgcaatgctgcctgagggatcgaaggtcacaggcattcaatgatggttttctgccttgctgcttacttgcagagatttctccagattctctgaatcttttgatcatattatggactgtagatgatgaaatccctaaactctttgcacattgagaaacgtttttcttaaattgttggactatttgctcacacagttgttcacatccttgcttgtgaatgactgagcctttcagggatgctgcctttatacccaatcatgacactcacttgtttccaattaacctgttcacctgtggaattccaaacaggtgttttttgagcattcctca
This window harbors:
- the casc3 gene encoding protein CASC3, producing the protein MADRRRRRRRASQDSEEEEEEASGSDSAGSASPGGKTRARVSEPVESPAVRSGSKSDVESECESEDGVGEAVLSDYDSADPEENGSHSEGGEDEEEEGEHFSDEEAARPAAEQKAEVDAPAEELGEEEEEGRIKEVKAEEKGNLAGERQSGDGQESTDDPENKSTGKAGQKLDDDEDRKNPAYIPRKGLFFEHDVRGQAQDEERPKGRHRKLWKDEGRWEHDKFREEEQAPKSREELIAVYGYDIRNGTGPSEGRPYRSRKPRHTGSLNQDPKRYRDSEKPTRTSWQGTAPGNRSVPPSTVTLHSGPPSVPPAASRPHARPSSQPPVRNFQGGRGPASSHRSDIRGHVKAPFEGLPPRSSRPQPLEGERAPRLRGKGSHGPPAERSPAVVVEDVQSEDEEEGEIPAVTTTYTAHHYKTERETAPSPRRQEPSLAAEPAGGTGPIRESSPPPERPVEKKSYSLARRTRAKPSDLSKQASLEDSTPSLQPTPTAVKSETWQGDTSTQSGLTGLDQDLARLSMAGQNWAQSPPSYLPPEMRGIPSSMHMAGGPPQYGNIEDMGVGGGRAKRYSSQRQRPVPEPAPLHIGVMEGHYYEHMPFQGPIYTHGDSPAAMPPQGLLVQPEMHLPHPAHPGLHPHQSGGPMPNPALYAAPPVSMSPGQPPPQQLLPPPFYPPPGVMTFSNTNYPYPAGATLSPMYPNPQAQSQVYGGVTYFDTVQQQAQPKPSPPRRTSQPVTVKPPPPEDQSRKPSEEIRS